The Nocardioides sp. S-1144 genome includes a region encoding these proteins:
- a CDS encoding ATP-dependent DNA ligase: MRPMLATKGDHVPTGEEWAHEVKWDGMRILADTRPAGRAGGSGTRLTSRNDNDVTAAWPDVADAPLADRDHLVDGEVIALNERGLPDFRVLQERMHVRRATSVARLVHQVPVTFMIFDLLRLDGRDLLAEPLATRRALLAETFEGSAWQVPPSYDDGPMLLDATREQGLEGIVSKRLSAPYRPAERSPHWLKFAHRHRESFVVGGWRPQEGTTDRLAALLVGEPTPDGLRYRGRVGSGIAARQSRVLAEAVAGLARADSPFADEVPRVDALGTRWCEPVLVVDVDSHGRGYDRLRQPSFRGLRTDLGAADL; this comes from the coding sequence ATGCGTCCCATGCTCGCCACCAAGGGCGACCACGTGCCCACGGGCGAGGAGTGGGCCCACGAGGTCAAGTGGGACGGCATGCGCATCCTCGCCGACACCCGCCCCGCCGGCCGGGCGGGCGGGAGCGGCACCCGGCTCACCAGCCGCAACGACAACGACGTCACCGCCGCCTGGCCCGACGTCGCCGACGCGCCGCTCGCCGACCGCGACCACCTCGTCGACGGCGAGGTGATCGCGCTCAACGAGCGCGGCCTGCCCGACTTCCGGGTCCTCCAGGAGCGGATGCACGTGCGGCGGGCCACCTCGGTGGCCCGGCTGGTGCACCAGGTGCCGGTCACGTTCATGATCTTCGACCTGCTCCGCCTCGACGGCCGCGACCTGCTCGCCGAGCCGCTCGCCACCCGCCGCGCACTGCTGGCCGAGACCTTCGAGGGCAGCGCCTGGCAGGTGCCGCCGTCCTACGACGACGGCCCGATGCTGCTCGACGCCACCCGCGAGCAGGGTCTCGAGGGCATCGTCAGCAAGCGGCTCTCCGCGCCGTACCGCCCGGCGGAGCGCTCGCCGCACTGGCTGAAGTTCGCCCACCGCCACCGGGAGTCCTTCGTCGTCGGCGGGTGGCGGCCGCAGGAGGGCACCACCGACCGCCTCGCCGCCCTGCTCGTCGGCGAGCCCACCCCCGACGGCCTGCGCTACCGGGGCCGGGTCGGCAGCGGCATCGCGGCCAGGCAGAGCCGGGTGCTGGCCGAGGCGGTGGCCGGGCTGGCCCGCGCCGACAGCCCGTTCGCCGACGAGGTTCCGCGCGTCGACGCGCTCGGCACCCGGTGGTGCGAGCCGGTGCTCGTCGTCGACGTCGACTCCCACGGGCGCGGGTACGACCGGCTGCGCCAGCCGTCGTTCCGCGGCCTGCGCACCGACCTGGGAGCAGCCGACCTGTGA